One stretch of Saccharopolyspora erythraea DNA includes these proteins:
- the paaC gene encoding 1,2-phenylacetyl-CoA epoxidase subunit PaaC — translation MNTPGTRSNTAGWVLGAPSASTVDRSVPDSVSAVDLSAYCLMLGDDALVLSARLSEWGVRGADLATDIALATIALDLLRQARILLERAGELEGAGRDENRLAHFRDAAHFRNVRLAEVDCGPGRGGDFAATVARLLVMSTWRAAVFERLARTRDPVLSDQASRSIATLTAHRDHAARWAASLGQGGAEVRAALADGFERIWPLVGELFSPHPVELSLAEADCAVDPSAVRSDVVAHLDTVLAEARVDRPDPAVFTAFTPPGGREGAHTGSMEFLLAEMQYLARSAR, via the coding sequence ATGAACACTCCGGGTACGCGATCCAACACGGCGGGATGGGTGCTCGGCGCACCCTCCGCCTCCACTGTGGACAGGTCGGTGCCGGACTCGGTGTCCGCAGTGGACCTCTCCGCCTACTGCCTGATGCTGGGCGACGACGCGCTGGTGCTGTCGGCCCGGCTGTCCGAATGGGGCGTTCGGGGAGCCGACCTGGCGACCGACATCGCGCTGGCCACCATCGCGCTGGACCTGTTGCGCCAGGCCAGGATTCTCCTGGAACGCGCGGGCGAGCTCGAAGGCGCCGGCCGCGACGAGAACCGGCTCGCCCACTTCCGCGACGCGGCGCACTTCCGCAACGTCCGGCTCGCCGAGGTCGACTGCGGACCGGGCCGCGGCGGCGACTTCGCGGCCACCGTCGCCCGGCTGCTGGTGATGTCGACGTGGCGCGCGGCGGTGTTCGAACGCCTCGCCCGCACCCGCGACCCCGTGCTGTCCGACCAGGCGTCCCGCAGCATCGCGACGCTGACCGCGCACCGCGACCACGCCGCGCGCTGGGCCGCGTCGCTGGGCCAGGGCGGCGCCGAGGTCCGCGCCGCGCTTGCCGACGGGTTCGAGCGCATCTGGCCGCTGGTAGGCGAGCTGTTCAGCCCGCACCCGGTCGAACTGTCGCTGGCCGAGGCGGACTGCGCGGTCGACCCGTCGGCGGTGCGCTCCGACGTCGTCGCCCACCTCGACACCGTCCTCGCCGAGGCACGCGTCGACCGCCCCGACCCGGCGGTGTTCACCGCCTTCACCCCGCCCGGCGGGCGGGAAGGGGCCCATACCGGTTCCATGGAGTTCCTGCTCGCCGAAATGCAGTACCTAGCCCGATCGGCGCGGTAA
- a CDS encoding DUF3592 domain-containing protein encodes MASDAVAPDAADSVTDPGTVGDEPTTRRPASGDETARRSEDGGDEATRDPRGEDTRDSHGDDAAQDSRGDESARDAHGDDETARRPRAGSGAARRPRRDPRRIAARGVLGLLLLLTGLLLAIVVGCFINDRTIEESRGQAVAEVVDSSFTRTVVRFSTDEGRVYIPPAGVLYPAGLQQGQLVRVEYDTRNPDLVRVAGRTMVLSLLPVGTAIAGTWLVLLPTYLVLRRRR; translated from the coding sequence GTGGCGAGCGACGCGGTGGCACCGGACGCAGCCGACTCGGTGACCGATCCGGGCACGGTAGGTGACGAGCCGACGACTCGCCGTCCCGCGTCCGGCGATGAGACGGCCCGCCGCTCGGAGGACGGCGGCGACGAGGCGACCCGGGACCCGCGCGGCGAGGACACCCGCGATTCGCACGGTGACGACGCAGCCCAGGACTCGCGCGGTGACGAATCAGCCCGGGACGCGCACGGTGACGACGAGACGGCCCGCCGTCCGCGCGCCGGCAGCGGGGCGGCTCGGCGGCCGCGGCGCGATCCGCGCCGGATCGCCGCTCGCGGCGTGCTCGGCCTGTTGCTGCTGCTCACCGGTCTCCTGCTGGCGATCGTCGTCGGCTGCTTCATCAACGACCGCACCATCGAGGAGTCCCGCGGCCAGGCGGTCGCCGAGGTGGTGGACAGCTCCTTCACCCGCACCGTCGTCCGGTTCAGCACCGACGAGGGCCGGGTCTACATCCCGCCGGCAGGCGTCCTCTACCCCGCCGGGCTCCAGCAGGGACAACTGGTCCGCGTCGAGTACGACACGCGCAACCCCGACCTGGTCCGCGTCGCGGGACGGACGATGGTGCTTTCCCTGTTGCCGGTCGGCACGGCGATCGCGGGCACCTGGCTCGTGCTGCTGCCGACATACCTGGTGCTGCGCAGGCGCCGCTGA
- a CDS encoding isochorismate synthase yields MATTSRLLTARTRRLRAGDPLHDRPLLELLPRDTPLSWVRDGDGLVGWGCAARLDTSGTERFVEADAWWQDWTEQVEVHDEVGLPGTGPVAFTSMAFAEEPGRSVLVVPEVVVGQRDGVRWVTTVGEPAAARPPEPVAHPGMVRYSDGQLSATGYRQAVADAVRRMREVGDLDKIVLAHDLLACTSDPLDGRFLLNNLAARYPSCWTFAVDGLVGATPELLLERAGQLVRSRVLAGTIWPREGRGADELAAELLASGKDRSEHDYAAKSLATCLSPFCTELTVPEEPSVLRLRNVMHLASDISGVLSGNQATLLRMTDAVHPTAAVGGTPTPQAVKLIHELEGMDRDRYAGPVGWVDARGNGEFGVALRCAQIQSGPADREGRVRLFAGCGIVADSDPDLEVAEAEAKLLPMREALEGIA; encoded by the coding sequence GTGGCCACTACCTCGCGTCTGCTGACCGCGCGTACACGGAGGCTCCGTGCAGGTGATCCCCTGCACGATCGACCTCTGCTGGAACTCCTGCCGCGCGACACCCCGTTGAGCTGGGTGCGCGACGGCGACGGCCTGGTCGGCTGGGGCTGCGCGGCCCGGCTGGACACCTCCGGCACCGAGCGCTTCGTCGAGGCCGACGCCTGGTGGCAGGACTGGACGGAGCAGGTCGAGGTGCACGACGAGGTCGGACTGCCCGGCACGGGTCCGGTCGCGTTCACCAGCATGGCGTTCGCCGAGGAGCCCGGCCGTTCCGTGCTCGTGGTGCCGGAGGTGGTCGTCGGCCAGCGCGACGGCGTGCGGTGGGTCACCACCGTCGGCGAGCCTGCCGCCGCGCGCCCGCCGGAACCGGTCGCGCACCCCGGCATGGTCCGCTACAGCGACGGGCAGCTCAGCGCCACCGGATACCGGCAGGCCGTGGCCGACGCGGTGCGCCGCATGCGGGAGGTCGGCGACCTGGACAAGATCGTACTGGCCCACGACCTGCTGGCCTGCACGTCCGACCCGCTGGACGGCCGCTTCCTGCTGAACAACCTCGCGGCCCGCTACCCGAGCTGCTGGACGTTCGCGGTGGACGGGCTGGTCGGGGCGACTCCGGAGCTGCTGCTGGAGCGTGCCGGGCAGCTGGTCCGCTCCCGGGTGCTCGCGGGCACGATATGGCCGCGCGAGGGCCGCGGTGCCGACGAGCTCGCTGCCGAGCTGCTCGCCTCCGGCAAGGACCGCAGCGAGCACGACTACGCGGCCAAGTCGCTGGCCACCTGCCTGAGCCCGTTCTGCACCGAGCTGACGGTGCCCGAGGAGCCGTCGGTGCTTCGCCTGCGCAACGTCATGCACCTGGCGTCGGACATCTCCGGGGTGTTGAGCGGCAACCAGGCGACGCTGCTGCGGATGACCGATGCCGTGCACCCGACCGCCGCTGTCGGCGGAACCCCGACTCCGCAGGCGGTGAAGCTCATCCACGAGCTGGAGGGGATGGACCGCGACCGCTACGCGGGACCGGTCGGCTGGGTCGACGCCCGCGGCAACGGCGAGTTCGGGGTGGCGCTGCGCTGCGCGCAGATCCAGTCGGGCCCCGCGGACCGGGAGGGCCGGGTCCGGCTGTTCGCCGGATGCGGCATCGTCGCCGACTCCGATCCCGACCTGGAAGTGGCCGAGGCGGAGGCGAAGCTGCTGCCGATGCGGGAGGCGCTGGAAGGCATCGCCTAG
- a CDS encoding M1 family metallopeptidase yields the protein MFRRQGLRVAAASCCAAAFLATPALAGSDGPGAPGVGDDYFPGYGNGGYDVSHYDVQVRYQPADDYLQGTTTIVAKPTQNLTAFNLDFALNVKSVLVNGQRAQFEHDGLELSVTPPRTLPQGSLATFVVEYDGVPSTVEAGGIKPWIRTSDGALAIGQPEISSWWFPGNDHPRDKATFDIAVTVPDGTEVLANGVNTGKSSLAGQTTWQWRTTKPTATYLAFMSVGQYDISTKPGAFGQPFVTAYSDKLGEYEGAAKASIERTPEVVEFLSGLFGEYPFEAQGGVATSEGLNFALENQTRPTYSHLFFRRGANMSVVVHENAHQWFGDSISVDTWRNIWLNEGFASYAEWLWSEAHGTGTAQQLFDHYYSSTPADDPFWQVKPGDPGAANVFHGAVYDRGAMTLHALRNVVGDAALLDITRTWVAEKRYQTGTIEEFIELAEQRSGKQLDEFFNAWLFTPGKPAVGAATGVPASATRASLVPPPAVAEIDAVHERVHDHD from the coding sequence GTGTTTCGACGACAGGGCCTGCGAGTGGCGGCCGCTTCCTGCTGCGCCGCGGCGTTCCTCGCCACGCCGGCGCTGGCCGGCAGCGACGGTCCCGGCGCGCCAGGGGTGGGCGACGACTACTTCCCCGGCTACGGAAACGGCGGCTACGACGTCTCGCACTACGACGTCCAGGTGCGCTACCAGCCGGCGGACGACTACCTGCAGGGCACGACCACCATCGTGGCCAAGCCGACGCAGAACCTGACCGCGTTCAACCTGGACTTCGCGTTGAACGTGAAGTCGGTGCTGGTCAACGGCCAGCGAGCGCAGTTCGAGCACGATGGGTTGGAGCTTTCCGTGACCCCGCCGCGGACGCTGCCGCAGGGCAGCCTCGCGACGTTCGTCGTCGAGTACGACGGCGTCCCCTCGACGGTCGAGGCAGGCGGGATCAAGCCGTGGATCCGCACCTCCGACGGCGCGCTGGCGATCGGGCAGCCGGAGATCTCGTCCTGGTGGTTCCCCGGCAACGACCACCCGCGCGACAAGGCGACCTTCGACATCGCCGTCACCGTCCCCGACGGCACCGAGGTGCTGGCCAACGGCGTCAACACCGGCAAGTCGAGCCTGGCGGGCCAGACCACGTGGCAGTGGCGGACCACCAAGCCCACCGCGACGTACCTGGCGTTCATGTCGGTCGGGCAGTACGACATCAGCACCAAGCCCGGCGCGTTCGGCCAGCCGTTCGTCACGGCCTACTCCGACAAGCTCGGCGAGTACGAGGGCGCGGCCAAGGCCAGCATCGAGCGGACCCCGGAGGTCGTGGAGTTCCTCTCCGGGCTGTTCGGCGAGTACCCGTTCGAGGCTCAGGGCGGCGTCGCCACTTCCGAGGGCCTGAACTTCGCGCTGGAGAACCAGACCCGGCCGACCTACAGCCACCTGTTCTTCCGCCGTGGCGCGAACATGTCGGTGGTCGTGCACGAGAACGCCCACCAGTGGTTCGGCGACTCGATCTCGGTCGACACCTGGCGCAACATCTGGCTGAACGAGGGCTTCGCCTCCTACGCGGAGTGGCTGTGGTCGGAGGCGCACGGCACCGGCACCGCGCAGCAGCTGTTCGACCACTACTACTCGTCGACGCCTGCCGACGACCCGTTCTGGCAGGTCAAGCCCGGCGATCCGGGCGCTGCCAACGTGTTCCACGGCGCGGTCTACGACCGCGGCGCGATGACCCTGCACGCGCTGCGCAACGTCGTCGGCGACGCGGCGCTGCTGGACATCACGCGCACCTGGGTCGCGGAGAAGCGCTACCAGACCGGCACCATCGAGGAGTTCATCGAGCTGGCCGAGCAGCGCTCGGGCAAGCAGCTCGACGAGTTCTTCAACGCGTGGCTGTTCACACCGGGCAAGCCGGCGGTCGGTGCGGCGACCGGCGTCCCGGCCAGCGCCACCCGCGCGTCGCTCGTGCCGCCTCCGGCGGTCGCCGAGATCGACGCGGTGCACGAGCGCGTGCACGACCACGACTGA
- a CDS encoding inositol monophosphatase family protein, producing the protein MTALPSEPAQRVEPGLVSRALEIAGRLANDAADVITETAGRGARPAATESPFDWVTDTGRILERHTRRVLADEFPGIPVFGEEFDSSPGTTVAEQCAARSSSARFRWSVDPVDGTANYVAGLPWCAYSLAMLDEHGPVVGVVADPYRGQIYAAARGRGMRANGTPVRLSDQQETRAGIVCTELTRTGAWRGMDRFITNATAAQVGVRLLGSPALAITQVALGHAMAAVLDSYEEWDVAGALALAVESGAAVLDRHGRHTALPVDGLLVAAPGVADNVLHWWSQSTD; encoded by the coding sequence CGCTCTGGAGATCGCGGGCCGGCTCGCCAATGACGCTGCCGACGTCATCACCGAAACGGCGGGGCGGGGAGCCAGACCCGCGGCGACCGAGTCGCCTTTCGACTGGGTGACCGACACCGGCCGCATCCTGGAGCGCCACACCCGCCGGGTGCTGGCCGACGAGTTCCCGGGCATCCCGGTGTTCGGCGAGGAGTTCGACTCCTCACCGGGTACGACGGTCGCCGAGCAGTGCGCGGCGCGGTCGAGCTCGGCGCGGTTCCGGTGGTCGGTCGACCCGGTCGACGGCACCGCGAACTACGTCGCCGGGCTGCCGTGGTGCGCCTACAGCCTGGCGATGCTCGACGAGCACGGGCCGGTGGTCGGGGTGGTCGCCGACCCGTACCGGGGCCAGATCTACGCGGCGGCGCGCGGGCGCGGGATGCGGGCGAACGGGACTCCGGTGCGGTTGTCCGACCAGCAGGAGACCCGCGCCGGGATCGTGTGCACGGAGCTGACCAGGACCGGCGCTTGGCGCGGCATGGACCGGTTCATCACCAACGCCACGGCCGCGCAGGTGGGCGTGCGGCTGCTCGGGTCGCCGGCGCTGGCGATCACCCAGGTCGCGCTGGGCCACGCGATGGCCGCGGTACTCGACTCGTACGAGGAGTGGGACGTGGCGGGGGCGTTGGCGCTGGCGGTCGAGTCCGGTGCCGCGGTGCTGGACCGCCACGGCCGGCACACCGCGCTGCCCGTCGACGGCCTCCTGGTCGCCGCGCCCGGCGTCGCCGACAACGTCCTGCACTGGTGGTCGCAGTCGACCGACTGA